A stretch of DNA from Leopardus geoffroyi isolate Oge1 chromosome B3, O.geoffroyi_Oge1_pat1.0, whole genome shotgun sequence:
CTTGCTGCCATTGAATTGCCAAGATGTTGCTTTCTAATAAGCTGACTCTGGACAAGCTGAACGTGAAGGCGAAGTGGGTCATCATGAGAGTGGACTTCAACGTTCCAATGAAGAACAACCAGATAACAAACAACCAGAGAATCAAGGCTGCCATCCCAGGCATCAAATTCTGCTTGGACAATGGAGCTAAGTCACTTGTTCTTATGAGCCATCTGGGCCTGCCTGATGGTGCCCCCACGCCTGACAAGCCAGTTGCTTGGAGCCAGTTGCTGTAGAACTCAAATCTCTGCTTGGCAAGGATGTTTTATTCTTAAAGGACTGTGTGGGCCCAGAAGTGGAGAAAGCTTGTGCTGACCCAGCTGCTGGGTCTGTCATCCTGTTGGAGAGCCTCTGCTTTCatgtggaggaagaggggaagggaaaagacgCTTCTGGGAATAAGGTTAAAGCTGAGCCAGCCAAAATAGAAGCCTTCCAAGCTTCACTTTCCAAGCTAGGAGATGTCTATGTCAATGATGCTTTCGGCACTGCTCACCGAGCCCACAGCTCCATGGTGGGAGTCAATCTGCCACAGAAGGCTGGAGCTTTCCTTGATGAAGAAGGAGCTGAACTACTTTGCCAAGGCCTTGGAGAGCCCAGAGCGACCCTTCCTGGCCATCCTGGGCGGAGCTAAAGTTGTAGACAAGATCCAGTTGATCAATAATATGCTGGACAAAGTCAATGAGATGATTATTGGTGGTGGAATGGCTTTTACCTTCTTCCTTAAGGTGCTCAACAACACGGAGATTGGCACTTCTCTGATGAAGAGGAAGCCAAGATCGTCAAAGATCTGATGTCCAAAGCTGAGAAGAATGGTGTGGAAATTACCTTGCCTGTTGACTTTGTCACTGCTGAAAAGTTTGATGAGAATGCCAAGACAGGGCAAGCCACTGTGGCCTCTGGCATAACTGCGGGCTAGATGGGCTTGGATTGTGGTCCTGAGAGCAGCAAGAAGTATGCTGAGGCAGTCGCTCGGGCTAAGCAGATTCTGTGGAACGGCCCTGTGGGCGTATTTGAATGGGAAGCTTTTGCCCAAGGAACCAAAGCCCTCATGGATGTGGTGGTGAAAGCCACTTCCAGGGGCTGCATCACCATCATAGGTGGTGGAGACACTGCCACTTGCTGTGCCAAATGGAACACAGAGGATAAAGTCAGCCATGTGAGCCCGGGGGTGGTGCCAGTTTAGAGCTCCTGGAAGGTAAAATCCTTCCTGGAGTGGATGTTCTCAGCAGTGTTTAGTACTTTCCTGCCTTTTGGTTCCTGTGCACAGCCCCTCAGTCAACTTAGCACCTGTTGCATCTCTACTTGGCATTAGCTAAAATCTTCCCCCATGTCAAGATTCAGCTAGTGGCTAAGAGATGTAATGCCAGGAACCCTTAAAACAGTTGCACGGCATCTCAGCTCTTCTTTACCGCACCAAGATATCATCTGAATTTCTTAGTGACTAAACCGTTGTGCATTCTAGATtgcatgcatttatatttttcctgttaaaagaaaatgagctgTGTTAGCTTCCCTGTTTGAAGTAGCTTATTCTGATTAGCTTTGTCGTTGTTTCACTACTCAGCATGGAAATAAGATGAAATTCTAACTGTGGGTAGGTAGGGAGACAAAGTTGGTGATCTATTcactaaataataaaagtatccattgaaactggaaaaaaaaaagactttttttgtcACCTAACATGTGATCCatcatggagaatgttccatgtgcacttgagaagattGTGTATTCTTCTGCTGTTGGGTGAAaagttctgtatatgtctgttaggtctatTTGGTCTCTAGTGTTGTTCAAGTCCCTTGtttctttcaatctttctgtCTGGGTGTTCTGCCCATTATTGAAtgtagggtgttgaagtctcctactattattgtttaTTGTCAATGTATACTTTCATATCTGTCAATATTTGTCTTACATATTTAGATATTCTGATATtggatgcatatatttttacaacTGTTATATGTCTCTGTTAAACTGACCCTttcatcattatataatgacctccTTTGTCTCTAAATACAGTTTTTGACCTAAAATCTACTTTACCAACCAGTTTCATACTTGAGTCTCTTGTGTTGCTGtttagtgtcctttcatttctacttgaaccctcccccaccccccccttaaAAGCCAGAAGGAGCTCATTCCAGTAGAATCCCTTTAGAAGGAAACTGTGGCCTAGGATACAAAAGAATTCATTTCAATTTATTCATCAAAGAAAAAGTGAACTAATTCTGTAGTGTTGaatgtatcaaaaagaaaaaaaaatcattttgaggaGCTTAAATATGGTGCCCAGTATAAAGCAGTAGAGAAGCAGGTTGGGATCTGAAGGCAAATGGCCCTTTTGCCTGGATCAGCAGAGCACTAAACCACTACTACAATGGCTAACACCAAAACACCAGTGGTGGCTCTTTCATGTCCCCTACCTCTTCTCTGTACTCTAATGAGAGTGCTAACGTTTGGGTGCTGGGAGCTCTCTTCAAGGACAGTGTGGTGATTACTAGAAGCCTGTAGTAGTGAAGTGAGGTCCAGCATTCGGCCACACTCAAGTACCTTTGGGTAAGAAAGGAGCCAGTTCACTTCTTTTCAGCAGTACTTCCCTAGTGGGGAACAAGGGGAGAAATAGGTCTGGGCTCTACACAGGAGGCGAAGTCTTCAAAATGGCATAAGGGCCATTGTGAGGCGTGGGGTGGTGtgatgggttgaattgtgtcctgcCAAAAAGAGACCTTGAAGTTCCTaacccagtacctcagaatacgaccttatttggaaatagggtcttttaCAGAGACAATCAAATCCAAGTGAGGTCACAAAGGTGTACCCTGATCCACCATGATTGCTATCCTTCTGAAAAGAGGAAATCTGGATACAGAGAGAAGACCGTGGGAAGACACACAGGAAGGAGATGGCCATGTGCCTGGAGTGATGTATCTACAAGCCAAAGAGCACCATGCAATGCTGGCAGAGGTAAGGAAGGACTCTCCCCTAGAGCTATCAGAGAGAACATGGCCTTGCCAACACCTTCACTTCagacttctagcccccagaactgtgagggagTAAAGTCCTATTGCTTTAAGTCATCCAGTTTTTGGCATTTTGTTAGGGCAACCCCAGAAAACTAACACAGGTGGGGAAAGAGCACCTTTACTCCTGAAATGAGCCATAAGGCATACcacagcttctgtgtctccctacccTGTGTTTGTTTGGCTCATCCATAGGCCGTAAAATTTTTGTACTGTGCACAGCTTTCAGGATGACCTCCACTCACACTGGGTCCCTGGGAGATCCTGTTCTTGGTCCTCTTCTTACCTGTTCATAGAGTCCTCACATTATATCCATCGCCCAGAATATCAGGTTGACTGATATTATGTGTCCCATGCTCCCTTTGGTAAAATTCTACGTCCATACCTATCATTTTGTAAAGACAGGGGTTTCCTCGGGAAACGTTCTCCACCACTGCCAGCAAATGGAAATTTCTCCTTAGATCCTCCTGATGCGCGGCTGCTTAGGAAAGGAATTCTGGGCTAACAGGAGGGAGGAAGATGCTGCGAATgcagatgtggggggggggggaggttaatTCTACACAGTAAAGCTTTTGGAGGAAACTTCATCTCAAAGGGTTGGAGACTGGaaagcacacacagagaaaaaagatccTCTTCTGTACCTACTAACCATAAAGAATGGCAGGCACCAAACCCAGCTTAATATCTTCCTGCCCCATACCAGGCCTTCTGGGATTTCTACCCTGAAAAATGGTATTGCGTTCTCCTGAACAGCCAGTCTCAGACAGAGCTGGGCTTAGGAGAGGCACGCGAGCTGCCAAGGGCGTGAAATTTGAGGAGGGCCAAGGTCAGCCTTGGTGTTGAAACCCCACATCTAGACCATCACCAACTCCGATCCCATCTCCCTCCACATCGTCTCCTAGAGGCTCCTCTGGGCACAGTGGGTGCTTAGCGCTCAAACTCCTTAGCACTCAAGTTTCTTCCTAGTGGTCTCAACCCACCCTTTCAGCCTCACCTGGCACCACATCTTCAGCCCAAGCACCTTACAACCCATTTCAACTTGTCACTCACCATTCTCAGTGGATGCCATGTATTTCTGTGACTTAGCATCTTAGGTGATGTTCTCTCTTCGTACTGGGATGAACCACCTTCTCCATCTGGAAAACCCAGCCGCAAAGTTCACCTCCTCTGAGAATCCTTCTCTGTTGCTCTAGTCTTGTAAGCCAGCTTGTATTTCCTGCTGccttttatttagttagtttatttagttttcacaTGCCAACTCCCATCTCCCACCATACTGGCCGTTGGCACAATGTCCAGTTGCCCTTATGGTCATCACACCACTTTGTACACAAGGGTACCTCCATAAGTGCTTATGGAGCCCAAGAGTAAAACTGGTCAAAGGCAGCGTTTTGTAAGttactgttccttttttctcctactACTTGTATTTTTCCCACTGCTACTATTTTCATCCACTTCTTCCTCATCATCTTTGACTTTTGATCctaacagtgaaataaaatatgcaattGGATTTTTATGAAAAGCAGCAAGCAATCCTTAGAAGATTTGTCTTGATGATGGCAGGAACTGTCATCTCTCTTACTCACAGCCCTCTTCTCTGTGCTTGGCACCCAGTAGGTCCTCAAGAAATAGTTACCAAAAGAGTGGCTTCCTAGCAAATATAATTATTGCATATTATTATAAGAAGTCTAtagaaagacatatatatatatatatatatatatatatgtatatatatatatatataatctgctTAAGATATCTACATCAATCCCACACAGTACAACATGAAGagtattttccagttttactacTTTGTAGTGACTTCTATAAAGACCCCAAAGGAGCCATATACTAAGTTGAAGTTGGACCATGCAGTCCTGAAGACAGGAATAAAGTGAGCTCTTGGTCTCAGGCTTCCCAGCCTGTCCTCAGAAGATTCTAGCTCTTAGAACTTTTGCATTTTCTGGTAAGACcacaagaagagagggagaaggttttacatttagtaacatttatttatgcattcagtATCAAGTACATAAGTGCAAATATCCAGAGTCCATAATTAGGTCCATTAGGAACTACAGAGAAAGTAATACAAATCGTAATAAAGTTAACATGCTGGTACTTTTTTTTACCATACATGTAAATCAGCCTGTCAGTCCCACACAACAAAAGTACTGcatgtttttttggggggggagggcagggaggagggggttattcatttatttaattattttaagttatacAAAACTGATTACCAGAAGTACGGtcgactgtttttatttttatgttgtgtgtTGGAAAAACACTAAAACATCAGTCTACAATTCTATATATTGTTATTAAAGATTAATCCAACCAGCAACCCAAGGACATATAAGCGATTTCCACTACTGCATCAGTGCACTCGGCAGGAAGGGCCTAGCCACGGGGAACGTCAGAAGCTACAGAAGCAttgcagagaggaggaggagaacaccGAAGAAGACAAAATAAGCTGGGCTCTCACCatcatgcacttttttttttttttttagcaacacaaaattaaaaccacatctAATACACTTTTCTCTATACTTTAGTGCTTGACACAAGTGACTCAAATATCCTAAGAGTACAGGAACAGCCTAAAAACAGCTGTTTTAAAGTTTGTCTCTAAGATTATGGTACTGGGGGGAGAAACAATCAATTTGCAGTAACATGTAAGAACAGAGTTGTTACCACTCCAGACATTCTGGTTTGTGTCCAGTCCCTGGTGGGATATCGATTTACTCAGCATGCCTTTTAGCGCCTGGGATTTTAGCCTGAATCCTAAAAAGACAATATCAAAAAACAGTAAGTCACAAgtgttattaataaaatcattttgtgaCTTCATCATGTGCTGTTGCCGTAATTAGCTAGCTGACCAAATAGGCTAATATTCCAAAAGATACTGAAGTATGTGAGTGTCTGTGAACACATTTCTATGCAACAATAGAGACCTATTTCTGTGCATCTACCTGAGACCCAGAAATGACTGGGACAGGCTCTATCCATCTATTCCACATAGAGAAGGGAGTGGCACTGAGGTCTACTGCACCAGGTCTAGGACTTTCTCCACACTCCTCTTAACCAATCTCTAGGCAGTAATAGGATGATGGTGCTGATGGCGATGATCGTGCTGATGTCTAATATTTATTGTGTCTTACGTCCAATCCAAGTAAAAGTACTTTatagacattatctcatttaatccccaacAACCATATGAGTTAAGTATTTAACATTACTAATGTGCAGACAAGGAAACCAGCTCAGAGAGTCAAATAACATTTATGATGAACTCATGTAGCTAAAAATACCAGAAATGGACTCAAAGTAGTCTGATTCCAAAGATCATGTTCTTCACTGTTTTACTAAAATGATGTCGGTTCTTCTGCTGGGAATTATTCTAACATGGGATCAGAATTTCAGAGGCGAAGGAGCCTTAGAGGTAAGACCCCACCAAGAAATTTCCTTCCAGATTTAGTGTCAGGCAAAACAGGTTCTCTTCAAAAACTGctgttccttcctttctgatAGCAGGACCGATCTAACTTACGTAGTTTCCCTTTTTGCTAGCTACCGAGAAGCTCAGATCCAAATCTGAACGCAGCTCAATTATAGAAACCACATTAGTCCTTACgggtaatgttttctttctgtttcttttcacagCCTTGATTTCCAATTTTAACGAACAATTACATTGCACATGTAGGTTCATACATCGTACattctttgccttttctcctttccacttTAACAGGCCTAGACTCTTGTCACCTTTTGTGAATTACCATAGTCTCCTAGCTGACCTGATTACGTTTCCACTCCCCTGTTCAGTTCCCCTCTCACCAGATTGTCACAGTATGCACATCTGTGTGCACATACTGTGCATATCACCCCTGCATAAAAACATCAGGGGCTGTCCATTTCCTGTTGGGCCAGAGTCACCATTCCTTACAGTGTTCAATACTTGACCTCAGCCTCTCCTTCTAGAGTCTTTACAGTTGATCTTTCCACTCATTTAAGCTTTAGACACACTGGTGGACTCATTATTTCCTACATGACCCACATTTTCATCTTCTCCCTTTGCTTACGTGACTTCTTCTTCCTGCAATGTCTTTCCCCTAATTTTAGTTTTCTGAATCaggcttccttctttcctccaacCCATCTTGTTCTTGGACATGAGCCAGTCTCCAGATAAAGCAcaatatcattcattcattagaaCTCATTCATCATCATACCTGAATTAAACCACTGAAGTTTTATTTGATTAagcattttaaagtgtataattaattttctgaaataatatgATTGGGAAAGGTGTAAATGCCTGACTCCAGTAAGTGAATGATCATAAATGAACTTACTATTTTATTGTCCTTTTATTACCCATATCTAATCCACACAAATGCCTGCCTAAGATAGTCTctccttttggggtgcctgggtggctcagtcggttaagcggccgacttcggctcaggtcatgatctcgcagtccgtgagttcaagccccgcgtcgggctctgtgctgacagctcagagcctggagcctgtttcagattctgtgtctccctctctctgaccctcccccgttcatgctctgtctctctctgtctcaaaaataagtaaacgtaaaaaaaaaaaaaaaattaaaaaaaaagatagtctctccTTTTTAGGAACTGCACTGTGTAACTTACTTTGCCACAACAGCATTTATGTGAGTCCTCACAAGTCCCAGATATTGGTCAATCTGTGCctacaaagaagaagaaatcatgaGCATATCCAAAGGTCACAAGGTCAAAATTTAAGGTGACTATCTGACATCACACAGGACTTACCTGGTGCTTAACATACACTACAGGTAGAGTAAACATTGAAACCACAGCTGggatgaaaaacaaatacagtattaAAATTCTGAGAGTTATCAGTGAGAATAAGCTTTTAGATACAtctttatataattatgtaatctTATAGCATTATTTTATGGTAGCTAGCATTCCAGCTAAAAGATGGCaggactgggggcacctgggtggctcagctggttaaatgtccgacttcggctcaggtcatgatctcacggtttgtgggtttgagccccgtgttgggctctgtgctgacagctcagagcctggatcctgctttgggttctgtgtctccctctctgtctttcccccagcacccctggctctctctctctctctctctctctctctcaataaaataaacattaaaaaaaatttaaaaagatggcaGCACAGCCCATAAGGAAAACAGAGAGATGTTGAGCCCTTTACAGATATTGAGCCATTATTCCCAGACTCATTCCAGGAATGAGGGATGGATTGTGCCTTCCcacaatgaaaattaatttctatccATAATTGCCTACTGCgaacaaatatatattagaaaCCAAATAAAACCAGTTGTGATTCAAGAGAAAAAATCCCTCAAACTAAGAGATTCACTATTAATGTATAATATACACTCTTAAATTGAACTATGATGGTCAGGGAAATGCCCTGTACTATGGTGTTGTTTCTAGGACTCTACCACAGCAAGCTCACAGCTAACAGCATAGGAAGCTTTATGCTCGTGGAGAGTGTGAAGGAAGACATAACATGCTCATCTGTCCTTACCCATGAGCAGCAGGGTCAGCCCGTTGAAAAGAGCGCCAACGTAAGTCAGGAGCCACATCAGGACTGCAAACTGAAGAATGGAATCTTTATCAGAGCTTCTAAAACCATTTGTGACAGATGAGCGTCttatttcattgactttttttagattaaaaatggagggaaaatacACCATTTCAATAAGAAATGTAAGCATTTAAAGTTCCTTACAGAATTACTGAAAGAGAACCTAGCCTTTACTTCTCTTAGAACCTTTTGGACATCTTTGTCAGAAGATTTGAAGGACGCCATGAAATAGTAAGggaggggtcagcaaactatggcccttGGCCTGTTTTTTTATGGGCCCATGAGTtaagaataaatttcatatttttaaatggctgaagaaaaccaaagcaagaacAACATTTTGTGATATGTAGAAATGATATGCAATGCAACTTTCGgtattcataaataaagttttattggcacacagccacagCCATTCATTTATGCATCGTGTATGGCCGCTTTCCTACTATGATGGCAAAGctgagtagctgtgacagagatTATGTGGCATGCAAAGCCTAACagatttactatctggccctttacagataAGGTTTGATGACCTCTGCTCTAGCCCATATTTTTACATTACAAATACAAATAGAAACATCAACCTAAAAGCCCTTGGGTCAGTAATTATCATCCCCCTTGTATCTCTCTTCAGTCATTACTTGGAAAGTAGTATTATTCCAGCAGAGCATCTTCCAAGGCCACATCACTCacttttccttctgcccttcctcaAACAGTTGTTGGGCAGCCCCGGCGACAAGACCCCTGCCCAGTGTGCGTACAAAGCACTCTGGGAGCACAGGGAACTCACAACAACCTCGCTCAGGCCCTGCTGAATCATGCCCCGTTGACTTCAGTCTTATACATACACCACAGGGTGGGCTGAGCAGCTTGTTCAAAGAAACCTAGTAAGTTCAGTGACAGTGCCAGGAATAACACACAGGTGCCAAGGTCCTCCATGCTTccgaggctcagtctcacagcaCACACCAGGTAAGGACACAGGGACATCTCACCATTAGGAGTCCACAGAGTTTCTTTCAAtgaaaaaagcatatatatatttttcacatttcccaAACTAGAGTTCTGAAAGAACTAATTTTAGGAAATTGACCAAGGGACTGAAAACGATAAGAAGAAACAACCTGGTGTGTCGTGAAAAGTATAGAATTAGAAGCCATGTGACCCTCGGTTTGATCCCAGCCAGTGACTCGCTGGGCAACCTCAGGCAAGtgacttagcctctctgaaccACAGTTGTggcctctgtaaaatgagaggattGGACTGGATGCACTCCATGGTACCACACAGCTGGAGGTTTTCTCACTCTAGAATGTAATTAGCACTTGCCTCTTATTCTCCATTACATGGTGGTTTACGTTATACCATGagggaaaacaaaactcaagatTGTCAAGTGAGTGGCTTAAGCAACCGTACTTTTAAGGAATCCACCAGGTCCTGGACAAGGAAGAGCCTCCTCAGTTCTTTAAGTGTGTTGTTCACATAGAACTGCAGACAGTCTGTGTACTTCTGGATCTGCTCCTGAGAAAGGGTGATCTCGAGCTCCAAGTAGGTCCTGTCAACAAACCATCCACAGAGAGCTCCATCAGAGGTAACCATGAAACAGCTGAGTTTTCCTCCTCCCACTCTGAGGACAGCCAGGCCATCTCTGGGGGCTTTACGCCAGCCAGTGGGCTGCAGGGACCATACACACCCACTTCCAGTATACTGGAGAACCTGGGAATTATGGCCGTTAATGGTGTGCTGTGACTGTTTCTGTGTCCCCAAGACAGCATGACAGCGTGAGCTGCTGATTCAGAGCAACTGGCTTGGACCAGGGAGAAGTCAGTCCAGAATCAGCTCATTCACTGAGTTCTCCATAAATCCCTGGTCTGCCAGGTAGTTGTGAAAGTCCTCATTTCTTCTTGGCTGCATGgagatggtttatttttttaaataacagaggTATCTGAAAATCCTAGCTGCCAATTATTGTTCATCACCTCAACTTTAATATTTCGTGTTTGCATTTTGGAAAAGACTCTCAGGTTTTATCTAGAGAGCTCTGAAAGCTCAAGAGACCTGGCCCCTATTCAAAAGCTCACTGTTTCTACTAAGGGCAATATTTTTAGTGactgcatttttcatttgttcaaacGATGAAGTGAAACTATGGGCAGATAAACCAGGCTCCCCATGTAGTCAGTCCTCCTGTTTGGCCATGCTCCCCCACCGAGGGCccatcctctctgcctcctcccctccttccattCTGTTTTAAGACAGCACTATGTTATCTACCCAGAGGATATTTCTAGAGTTCTTACCGTGCTTATCTAATTCTGAGAattgagagggaaaaaataaagtagcatttGGTTTGAATTTAGAGAGCTTACAATGAAATCTTATGGCTTTCCTACTctttaggaaaaaatacagaaaaatactgatttgtcTAGTTAAGTTTTGATCCCAAAATGTGCTCCTAGTCAGGTATTCCTTTTACTGATAAAAACAACTCAACCACAGGGAagttgtgttttttggtttttttttttttttaaatgtttcctaaaggaagaaaaattagttGAACTAATTGAACATGACAGTCTTGGGGGGCCAAGAATGTGAAAGAAGCTAGCCTTTCTTGGATGGCTGAGGGCAGAGGCTGAGGCAGAGCAGGACTCTGAAGATGTGAACTCTGGTCACAGGCTGGTAGGCATGGTACAACCCTGATATGAAGACACTGCACTTCTACGCTTTCCCCCCTTTGGGATAGGAATTTGTAGACACAAGTTATAGCCCAGAAGACCCATTAACTGCATTAGAAGAAAGCCCAATACATCCCAAGGGCAAGAGTGCTCAGACTGTAACTGACACTGAGGCCAGGAACCAGAGGCTGGGAAGGGAGGTTGGATGTGCAGCCCTTTCCCTTCTGTCCCCCAAACACAGGCATCTTTTCACCTTTCAAGGGCCCGGTGCCCTAAGGTCTTCATTCAGCTTACTGGTGTGGGTGAGCCAGGGAGGATTTACTGGGTCTGGCCCAGAAGCCATCTGCAGCAGCATCTACAAGGCTCATCCAGGACTCAGAACTGTCCCCTCCGTTACAGGAACTGAGGACACCTATAGTACAGCTTG
This window harbors:
- the RTN1 gene encoding reticulon-1 isoform X2, translating into MQATADSTKMDCVWSNWKSQAIDLLYWRDIKQTGIVFGSFLLLLFSLTQFSVVSVVAYLALAALSATISFRIYKSVLQAVQKTDEGHPFKTYLELEITLSQEQIQKYTDCLQFYVNNTLKELRRLFLVQDLVDSLKFAVLMWLLTYVGALFNGLTLLLMAVVSMFTLPVVYVKHQAQIDQYLGLVRTHINAVVAKIQAKIPGAKRHAE